A genomic stretch from Bradyrhizobium quebecense includes:
- a CDS encoding Crp/Fnr family transcriptional regulator — MSKQAEFAVILKMNPMFADLGADELARLSGLCHTQQLATGEVLFQKGDPGDALFGVRRGQMRIETGASDGSRLTLNFMGSGDLFGEVAVLDGQERTADATAGEPTELFVLRREDFLGFLEREPKVAVRLIELLCQRIRWQSERMEESVLQPLPVRLARRLCALAEDFGSEVHISQEQLGIFVGAARESVNRQLQTWRKDGIVDLQRGRIMLHNMTKLTAVARND, encoded by the coding sequence ATGAGCAAACAGGCCGAATTTGCGGTCATTCTGAAAATGAACCCGATGTTCGCCGATCTCGGTGCGGACGAATTGGCGCGCCTTTCGGGCCTCTGCCACACCCAGCAGCTCGCCACCGGCGAAGTGCTGTTCCAGAAAGGCGATCCCGGCGACGCCCTGTTTGGGGTGCGCCGCGGCCAGATGCGCATCGAAACCGGTGCCTCCGACGGCAGCCGGCTCACCCTGAACTTCATGGGATCCGGCGACCTGTTCGGCGAAGTCGCCGTCCTCGACGGTCAGGAGCGCACCGCGGATGCGACCGCGGGCGAGCCCACCGAATTGTTCGTCCTGCGGCGGGAAGATTTCCTGGGCTTCCTCGAGCGCGAGCCGAAGGTCGCGGTCCGCCTGATCGAATTGCTGTGCCAGCGCATCCGCTGGCAGAGCGAGCGGATGGAAGAATCCGTGCTGCAACCGTTGCCGGTCCGGCTCGCACGCCGGCTGTGCGCGCTGGCTGAGGATTTCGGTTCCGAGGTGCATATCTCGCAGGAACAGCTCGGCATCTTCGTCGGCGCGGCGCGCGAGAGCGTCAACCGGCAGCTGCAGACCTGGCGCAAGGACGGCATCGTCGACCTGCAGCGCGGTCGGATCATGCTGCACAACATGACCAAGCTGACGGCGGTCGCACGCAACGACTAA
- a CDS encoding AraC family transcriptional regulator encodes MAASYPNESTSARHAHRRDQFILQTAGVTSMMTERGHFVVPPGHGLWIPAGVAHQSRAWGEVEIQTIYVTPDRVRNAPATCRLIRVSALVEALMEEAVHMPTRYDPEGRDGRLVDFLLDEIGRMPEVSLHVQVPPDPRLAAICEAVLVDPSSDLTLDQWADRSQLSRRTLTRLFRRETGQSFAAWRQRVRLLEALARLGAGEAVTCVALDVGYDSPSAFAAMFKRELGAAPRQYLRWANPEVVMR; translated from the coding sequence ATGGCGGCCTCTTATCCAAACGAAAGCACGAGCGCGCGACACGCGCATCGACGCGATCAATTCATCCTGCAGACCGCAGGCGTGACCTCGATGATGACCGAGCGCGGCCATTTCGTCGTGCCGCCCGGCCATGGTCTATGGATTCCGGCCGGCGTCGCGCACCAGTCGCGAGCATGGGGCGAGGTCGAGATCCAGACCATCTATGTCACGCCGGATCGCGTGCGGAATGCGCCGGCAACCTGCCGCCTGATCAGGGTCTCCGCACTGGTCGAAGCGCTGATGGAAGAAGCGGTGCATATGCCGACCCGTTACGACCCGGAAGGGCGCGACGGCCGGCTGGTCGATTTCCTGCTCGATGAGATCGGCAGGATGCCCGAAGTGTCGCTGCATGTGCAGGTGCCGCCCGATCCACGGCTCGCCGCGATCTGCGAAGCGGTGCTGGTCGACCCGAGTTCCGATCTGACGCTCGACCAATGGGCCGATCGTAGCCAGCTCAGCCGGCGGACCTTGACGCGCCTGTTCCGCCGCGAGACCGGACAGAGCTTTGCGGCCTGGCGCCAGCGGGTGCGGCTGCTCGAAGCGCTGGCGCGGCTCGGCGCCGGCGAAGCCGTCACCTGCGTCGCGCTCGACGTCGGCTATGACAGCCCGAGTGCTTTCGCAGCGATGTTCAAGCGCGAGCTCGGCGCCGCGCCGCGCCAGTATCTGCGCTGGGCCAATCCCGAAGTGGTGATGAGGTAG
- a CDS encoding ABC transporter substrate-binding protein, which translates to MNRREFTKAMLACGAAIPFGITRAAGQTRGGTLNTIIQPEPPVLVTALNQQQPTLTLGGKIYEGLLKYGADLKPMPGMAQSWEISPDGLTYTFKLFPGITFHDGKPMTSEDVVFSCMKLLVETHPRARQNFARVASAEAPDPLTVVFKLKQPFAPFIGCFDCTSAPIVPKHIYEGTDYRKNPENDKAIGTGPFKLKEWVRGSHVHLVRHDGYYLKDEPYLDEIVYRVIPDAASRALALENGTVQLVQWSDVEFYDVQRFKAQKNLEFTTKGYEYFAPHQWLEMNNRIAPMNDKRFRQAVMHLIDREAFSKRVYFGNAKVATGPVSSKTRFYDPNVKRYEFSVDKAKALLDDMGLKVGANGKRAEIKYIVPPYGESYQRAGEFFRQSFARVGIDLVLVGTDMAGWAEKVGNWDYEMTQNLLYQLGDPALGVARTYISSNIKKGILFSNTQGYSNPEVDKLFDEAAITLDEAKRQELYSKVQQILVEDVPVAWTLEIEYPIIYDKAFKNIVTTGIGSHETFGSVYKS; encoded by the coding sequence ATGAACAGACGCGAATTCACCAAGGCGATGCTGGCCTGCGGTGCAGCCATCCCGTTCGGCATCACGCGGGCGGCGGGCCAGACCCGCGGTGGAACGCTCAACACCATCATCCAGCCGGAGCCGCCGGTTCTGGTGACGGCGCTGAACCAGCAGCAGCCGACCCTGACGCTCGGCGGCAAGATCTATGAAGGCCTGCTGAAATACGGCGCCGACCTCAAGCCGATGCCCGGCATGGCGCAGTCCTGGGAGATCTCGCCCGACGGCCTGACCTACACATTCAAGCTGTTTCCGGGGATCACCTTCCACGACGGCAAGCCGATGACCTCGGAGGACGTGGTCTTCAGCTGCATGAAGCTGCTGGTGGAGACGCATCCGCGCGCGCGGCAGAACTTCGCACGCGTGGCATCGGCCGAAGCGCCCGATCCGCTCACCGTCGTGTTCAAGCTGAAGCAGCCGTTCGCGCCGTTCATCGGCTGTTTCGACTGCACGTCCGCGCCGATCGTGCCCAAGCATATCTACGAAGGCACCGACTATCGCAAGAACCCGGAGAACGACAAGGCGATCGGCACCGGCCCCTTCAAGCTGAAGGAATGGGTGCGCGGCTCGCATGTTCACCTCGTCCGCCACGACGGCTACTATCTGAAGGACGAGCCCTATCTCGACGAGATCGTCTACCGCGTGATTCCCGATGCGGCGTCGCGTGCGCTCGCGCTCGAGAACGGCACCGTGCAGCTGGTGCAATGGTCCGACGTCGAATTCTATGACGTGCAGCGCTTCAAGGCGCAGAAGAACCTCGAATTCACCACCAAGGGCTACGAGTATTTCGCGCCGCACCAGTGGCTCGAAATGAACAACCGCATCGCGCCGATGAACGACAAGCGGTTCCGGCAGGCGGTGATGCACCTGATCGACCGCGAGGCGTTCAGCAAGCGCGTGTATTTCGGCAATGCCAAGGTTGCGACCGGCCCGGTCTCATCGAAGACGCGGTTCTACGATCCGAACGTGAAGCGCTACGAGTTCTCGGTCGACAAGGCCAAGGCGCTGCTTGACGACATGGGACTGAAGGTTGGCGCCAACGGCAAGCGGGCCGAGATCAAATACATCGTGCCGCCCTATGGCGAGTCCTATCAGCGCGCCGGTGAATTCTTTCGCCAGAGCTTTGCACGCGTCGGCATCGACCTCGTGCTGGTCGGCACCGACATGGCCGGCTGGGCCGAGAAGGTCGGCAACTGGGATTACGAGATGACCCAGAACCTGCTCTACCAGCTTGGCGATCCCGCGCTCGGCGTGGCACGCACCTATATTTCGTCGAACATCAAGAAGGGCATCCTGTTCTCGAACACGCAAGGCTACTCGAATCCCGAGGTCGACAAACTGTTCGACGAGGCCGCCATCACGCTCGACGAAGCCAAGCGCCAGGAGCTCTACAGCAAGGTGCAGCAGATCCTGGTCGAGGATGTACCGGTGGCCTGGACGCTCGAGATCGAATATCCCATCATCTACGACAAGGCGTTCAAGAACATCGTGACGACGGGCATTGGCTCGCACGAAACCTTCGGGTCGGTCTACAAATCGTGA
- a CDS encoding ABC transporter permease: MTRLGSAAAIGLQAISRIAQLVAVILVIATFNFVLVRAAPGDPAQVMAGQSGASDPKLLDDLRKEYGLDKPYFVQLVSHLGRVVRLDLGYSYRQRRPVVDLILERLPATLLLTVTAFCLALLIGTALGALAGLAAGSVLDTVFTVLSLVLYATPVFWLGLMLVLVFSVTLGWLPPFGYETINVQLSPIEHALDIMKHMIMPVTSLAAIYLAIYARLMRSSIIEVAQQDFIKTARAKGLSGTRIVVGHMLRNALVPVVTVAGMQAGALVGGAVVIETVFAWPGLGRLTFEALLQRDYPVLLGIFLILSIVVIALNLLTDLVYRLIDPRMTTGAA; this comes from the coding sequence GTGACCCGGCTCGGGAGCGCAGCGGCGATCGGGCTCCAGGCGATCAGCCGCATCGCCCAGCTCGTCGCGGTGATCCTCGTCATCGCGACGTTCAACTTCGTGTTGGTGCGGGCCGCCCCCGGCGACCCGGCCCAGGTGATGGCCGGGCAGTCCGGCGCGTCCGATCCAAAACTGCTCGACGATCTGCGCAAGGAGTACGGGCTCGACAAGCCGTACTTCGTGCAACTCGTGAGCCACCTCGGCCGCGTCGTCAGGCTCGATCTCGGCTATTCCTATCGCCAGCGCCGTCCGGTCGTCGATCTGATCCTCGAACGGCTTCCGGCGACGCTCTTGCTGACGGTCACGGCGTTCTGTCTCGCGCTCCTGATCGGCACCGCGCTCGGCGCGCTGGCGGGGCTCGCGGCCGGCAGCGTTCTCGACACGGTGTTCACCGTGCTCTCGCTCGTGCTCTATGCGACGCCGGTGTTCTGGCTCGGCCTGATGCTGGTGCTGGTGTTCTCGGTGACGCTCGGCTGGCTGCCGCCGTTCGGCTACGAGACCATCAACGTCCAGCTCTCGCCGATCGAGCACGCGCTCGACATCATGAAGCACATGATCATGCCGGTGACCTCGCTGGCGGCGATTTATCTCGCGATCTATGCGCGACTGATGCGGTCCTCGATCATCGAGGTCGCGCAACAGGATTTCATCAAGACGGCGCGCGCCAAGGGCCTGTCCGGAACGCGGATCGTCGTCGGCCACATGCTGCGCAATGCGCTGGTGCCGGTCGTCACCGTCGCCGGCATGCAGGCCGGCGCGCTGGTCGGCGGCGCCGTGGTGATCGAGACGGTGTTTGCCTGGCCCGGCCTCGGCCGCCTGACCTTCGAGGCCCTGCTGCAACGCGACTATCCCGTCCTGCTCGGCATCTTCCTGATCCTCTCGATCGTCGTGATCGCGCTCAACCTTTTGACCGACCTGGTCTACCGGCTGATCGATCCGCGCATGACCACGGGAGCGGCGTGA
- a CDS encoding ABC transporter permease — protein METVRAFLRHPSGMIGLVLLLVVVVVAIIAPIVFPVSPWEMVGAPFTPPGEDGLWLGGDTLGRDVAAGVAYGARVSLLIGIASALAAMAIGVVVGAISGYFGGKVDLVLMRMTELFQTIPAFVLAILLVATFNPSLLTIILTIGAVSWPPLARLTRAEFLRLRHREFVEAALCQGERTWRIVLGHILPNAISPILVVTSLTVATAILLESALSFMGLGDPNLMSWGFMIGAGRTAIRNAWWMSVFPGLAILVTVLAINLFGEGLSDVLNPRVSRRRS, from the coding sequence ATGGAGACGGTGCGCGCCTTCTTGCGTCATCCCAGCGGCATGATCGGGCTTGTCCTGCTGCTCGTCGTCGTTGTCGTCGCGATCATCGCGCCGATCGTGTTTCCGGTCTCGCCCTGGGAGATGGTCGGTGCGCCGTTCACGCCGCCCGGCGAGGACGGGCTGTGGCTCGGCGGCGATACGCTCGGCCGCGATGTCGCGGCCGGCGTCGCCTATGGCGCGCGCGTCTCGCTGCTGATCGGCATCGCGTCCGCGCTCGCGGCGATGGCGATCGGCGTCGTGGTCGGCGCGATCTCAGGCTATTTCGGCGGCAAGGTCGATCTGGTGTTGATGCGGATGACGGAACTGTTCCAGACCATCCCGGCCTTCGTGCTGGCCATCCTGCTGGTCGCGACCTTCAATCCGTCGCTCCTGACGATCATCCTGACCATTGGGGCGGTGAGCTGGCCGCCGCTGGCGCGGTTGACGCGCGCCGAGTTCCTGCGCCTGCGCCATCGTGAGTTCGTCGAGGCCGCGTTGTGCCAGGGCGAGCGCACCTGGCGCATCGTGCTCGGCCACATCCTGCCGAACGCGATCTCACCGATCCTGGTCGTGACGTCGCTGACGGTGGCGACCGCGATCCTGTTGGAGAGCGCGCTGTCCTTCATGGGGCTCGGCGATCCCAATTTGATGTCGTGGGGCTTCATGATCGGCGCGGGGCGCACTGCAATCCGCAATGCGTGGTGGATGAGCGTGTTTCCCGGCCTTGCCATTCTCGTCACCGTGCTGGCGATCAACCTGTTCGGCGAGGGCCTGTCCGATGTCCTCAACCCGCGCGTCTCGAGGCGCCGGTCATGA
- a CDS encoding dipeptide ABC transporter ATP-binding protein produces the protein MSEAMQASAPVLAVDRLSIALPKGGDRPLAVENVSFEIKPNEVVCLVGESGSGKSMIAHAVLQLLPRGVDIVSGAVTVAGQDPSKLDGRGLRNLRGGNAAMIFQEPLSSLNPLKRVGKQIEEMILAHQRPVPSMAEVRERVQTLLTQVGLPSPQLLEKSYPFELSGGQRQRVMIAMAMANRPALLIADEPTTALDVTTQRQILRLIDDLRRERGMGVLLITHDFGVVADVADRVVVLRHGKVVEQGTASEVLRNPQAAYTRELIDAVPKARLADIHDTIVRPEPLLDVVGLQKTFRVKRGWLQPPREVVAAEGISLTLHEGETLAIVGESGSGKSTLGRMIMRLTEPDAGAIRFGGADLRQLRGEALRQARRQLQIVFQDPFASLDPRQKVGDAIARGPMAYGTSRAEAMAQARKLLVRVGLSEAAAGRYPHEFSGGQRQRICIARALALKPRVLIADEAVSALDVSVQAQVLGLLAELRQEMRLAMIFITHDLRIAAEIADRVIVLQKGRIVEEGTTAEVFTAPRQAYTRDLLDAIPGRDFFDQPGFAAADGARQTARIDSGIDAV, from the coding sequence ATGAGCGAAGCCATGCAGGCCAGCGCGCCGGTTCTCGCCGTCGATCGCCTCTCGATCGCGCTCCCGAAGGGCGGTGACCGGCCCCTTGCAGTCGAGAACGTCTCCTTTGAGATCAAGCCGAACGAGGTCGTTTGCCTGGTCGGCGAATCCGGCTCCGGCAAGTCGATGATCGCCCATGCGGTGCTGCAGCTGTTGCCGCGGGGCGTCGACATCGTGTCGGGCGCCGTGACGGTCGCGGGGCAGGATCCGTCGAAGCTCGACGGCCGTGGCCTTCGGAACTTGCGCGGCGGCAATGCCGCGATGATCTTTCAGGAGCCATTGTCCTCGCTCAATCCGCTCAAACGCGTCGGCAAGCAGATCGAGGAGATGATTCTGGCGCACCAGCGGCCTGTGCCATCGATGGCGGAAGTCCGCGAGCGGGTGCAGACGCTGCTGACGCAGGTCGGGCTGCCGAGTCCTCAACTGCTGGAAAAGAGCTATCCGTTCGAGCTGTCCGGCGGTCAGCGCCAGCGCGTGATGATCGCGATGGCGATGGCCAACCGGCCCGCGCTGCTGATCGCGGATGAGCCGACGACCGCGCTCGATGTCACGACCCAGCGCCAGATCCTGCGCCTGATCGACGATCTCCGGCGCGAGCGCGGCATGGGCGTGCTGCTGATCACCCATGATTTCGGCGTCGTCGCCGACGTCGCCGACCGCGTCGTGGTGTTGCGCCATGGCAAGGTGGTCGAGCAGGGCACGGCCAGTGAGGTGCTGCGCAATCCACAGGCCGCCTACACGCGCGAATTGATCGACGCGGTGCCGAAGGCGCGGCTCGCCGACATCCATGACACGATCGTGCGACCGGAGCCGCTACTGGACGTCGTCGGCCTGCAGAAGACCTTTCGGGTCAAGCGCGGCTGGTTGCAGCCGCCGCGTGAGGTGGTCGCCGCGGAGGGCATCTCGCTGACGCTGCACGAGGGCGAGACGCTGGCGATCGTCGGGGAATCCGGTTCCGGAAAATCGACGCTCGGGCGCATGATCATGCGGCTCACCGAGCCGGATGCCGGCGCCATCCGTTTCGGCGGCGCCGATCTCCGGCAGTTGCGTGGTGAAGCGTTGCGCCAGGCGCGGCGGCAGCTTCAGATCGTGTTCCAGGATCCGTTTGCCAGTCTCGATCCGCGCCAGAAGGTCGGCGATGCCATCGCGCGCGGGCCGATGGCCTACGGCACCTCGCGCGCCGAGGCGATGGCGCAGGCGAGGAAATTGCTGGTCCGGGTCGGATTGTCGGAGGCCGCCGCGGGTCGCTATCCGCACGAATTCTCCGGCGGCCAGCGCCAGCGCATCTGCATCGCGCGGGCGCTCGCGCTGAAACCGCGGGTCTTGATCGCCGACGAGGCGGTGTCGGCGCTCGACGTCTCGGTGCAGGCCCAGGTGCTGGGACTGCTCGCCGAGCTGCGCCAGGAAATGCGGCTTGCGATGATCTTCATCACCCATGATTTGCGGATCGCCGCCGAGATCGCCGACCGCGTCATCGTCCTGCAGAAAGGGCGTATCGTCGAGGAGGGCACCACGGCCGAGGTCTTCACCGCGCCGCGTCAGGCCTACACCCGCGACCTGCTCGATGCCATTCCCGGCCGCGATTTCTTCGACCAGCCGGGCTTTGCGGCCGCGGACGGCGCACGCCAGACGGCGAGGATCGATTCCGGCATCGACGCGGTATAA
- a CDS encoding pyridoxamine 5'-phosphate oxidase family protein: MGHKGAGGKPPVKSQEDLRAHFGQLSPLAEKKVLNHLDKFCRDFIALSPFLVIASSDGKGQADASPRGDAPGFVSVLDDKTLLIPDRRGNNRVDTFGNILASPGVGLIFMVPGINETLRINGRAEISQEPDLLTPLTVQNVTPIIGMKVHVDETYFHCGKALMRSKLWNPAAQVERHSFPTLGRIIAEQTAAVEVEVAEKTMEEAYRTRLY, from the coding sequence ATGGGTCACAAGGGCGCAGGCGGCAAGCCGCCGGTCAAGTCGCAGGAGGATCTTCGCGCGCATTTCGGGCAGTTGAGCCCACTCGCCGAGAAGAAGGTGCTCAACCATCTCGACAAGTTCTGCCGCGACTTCATCGCGCTGTCGCCGTTCCTGGTCATCGCCTCCAGCGACGGCAAGGGCCAGGCCGACGCCAGTCCGCGCGGCGATGCGCCGGGCTTCGTCTCGGTGCTCGATGACAAGACGCTGCTGATCCCGGACCGCCGCGGCAACAACCGGGTCGATACGTTCGGCAATATCCTGGCCTCGCCCGGGGTCGGCCTGATTTTCATGGTGCCGGGTATCAACGAGACGTTGCGCATCAACGGGCGAGCCGAGATCTCGCAGGAGCCGGATCTCCTGACGCCGCTGACGGTGCAGAACGTCACGCCGATCATCGGCATGAAGGTGCATGTCGATGAGACCTACTTCCATTGCGGCAAGGCGCTGATGCGCTCAAAGCTCTGGAATCCAGCCGCGCAGGTCGAGCGCCACAGTTTTCCGACGCTTGGCCGGATCATCGCCGAGCAGACCGCCGCCGTCGAGGTCGAGGTCGCCGAGAAGACGATGGAAGAGGCCTATCGCACCAGGCTCTACTGA
- a CDS encoding nuclear transport factor 2 family protein: MVTQAYDARGKGHINSLMDAFAPDASFELVGDKEAFHLTGAFEGHANVRQALEEFIKAFEFIDRKITSFLVDGDRAAVHSTITVRFIPRDLTVTTKVVDLFRFENGKIAELVEFGDTALLKQITSAQLGRQ, encoded by the coding sequence TTGGTCACCCAGGCCTACGACGCTCGCGGCAAGGGTCATATTAATTCGTTGATGGACGCATTTGCTCCCGATGCCAGTTTCGAACTGGTCGGTGACAAGGAGGCCTTTCATTTGACGGGGGCCTTTGAGGGGCACGCCAACGTCAGGCAGGCGCTGGAGGAGTTTATCAAGGCCTTTGAGTTCATCGATCGCAAGATCACGAGCTTCCTCGTCGACGGCGATCGCGCTGCCGTGCATTCGACCATCACGGTCCGCTTCATTCCGAGGGATCTGACCGTCACCACGAAGGTCGTCGATCTCTTCAGGTTCGAAAATGGCAAGATCGCCGAACTCGTCGAATTCGGCGATACGGCGCTCCTGAAGCAAATCACGTCAGCCCAGCTCGGCCGTCAGTAG
- a CDS encoding efflux RND transporter permease subunit, with amino-acid sequence MALNISAWSIRNPLPSIVFSIILLVLGWVSFTKLAVTRLPSADIPVISVAVSQFGAAPSELESQVTKTIEDGVSGVEGVRHISSSITDGLSVTTIQFALETNTDRALNDVKDAVTRVRANLPQNVTEPLIQRVDVIGLPIVTYAAISPGKTPEQLSYFVDDVVKRALQGVRGVAQVERIGGVEREILVSLDPDKLQAVGLTAVNVSQILRGTNVDVAGGRAEIGKNDQAIRTLAGAKTLNELAGTMIPLFGGGEIRLDDLGTVTDTIADRRTFARFNGEPVVALGIKRSKGASDVVVAAAVQKRIDALKVAYPDVDLKLIDTSVEFTKGNYEAAISTLFEGAILAVIIVLLFLRDMRATIIAAVSLPLSIFPAFWAMDLLGFSLNLVSFLAITLSTGILVDDAIVEIENIVRHMRMGKTPYRAALEAADEIGLAVIAISLTIIAIFAPASFMSGIAGQFFKQFGITVSVQVFFSLLAARFVTPMLAAYFLKHHDHDDPPPGRILRSYHGLVTWSVKHHYITVLIGFAVFAASIWSITLLPQGFLPAQDTARSLLAMELPPGSQLAYTEKVTEEIVARLRKRPEVRSVFVDGGRVPPGIQEVRRAALIINYTPKADRRITQRELELSIGKELDNVPDIRFWFLDENGLRAISLVVTGTDSNIVNNVASELATQMKRIPIIANVISETALDRPELRIRPRAELAARLGVSTESLSQTIRVATIGDVGPALAKFDAGDRQVPIRVQLEDNARSDLQMLEQLRVPLGQRGERGGVPLSVVADIQLDQGPTSINRYDRERQATVAADLVGNAALGDATKLIYDLPVMKSLPKGVKVSPSGDAESLAELSDGFATAITAGLMMVYAVLVLLFGTFLQPITILFSLPLSIGGAIGALLLTGKQLTTPVWIGILMLMGIVTKNAIMLVEFAVEAIRDGKAREEAMIDAGMKRARPIVMTTIAMAAGMMPSALAFGAGGEFRSPMALAVIGGLIFSTVLSLVFVPAMFMVMDDIGGLIWRFGKRLVVSHADHELTPSERQTDQTKRPPGPPSVISPAAE; translated from the coding sequence ATGGCTTTGAACATCTCGGCATGGTCGATCCGGAACCCGCTTCCCTCGATCGTCTTCTCGATCATCCTGCTGGTCCTGGGCTGGGTCTCCTTCACCAAGCTCGCCGTGACGCGGCTGCCGAGCGCCGACATTCCGGTGATCTCGGTCGCGGTGTCGCAGTTCGGCGCCGCGCCCTCGGAACTTGAGTCGCAGGTCACCAAAACGATCGAGGACGGCGTCTCCGGCGTCGAGGGCGTGCGCCACATCTCGTCCTCCATCACCGACGGCCTGTCGGTGACCACGATCCAGTTCGCGCTGGAGACCAACACCGACCGCGCACTCAACGACGTCAAGGACGCGGTGACGCGGGTGCGCGCCAACCTGCCGCAGAACGTCACCGAGCCCTTGATCCAGCGCGTCGACGTGATCGGCCTGCCGATCGTGACGTACGCTGCGATCTCGCCCGGCAAGACGCCGGAGCAGCTCTCTTACTTCGTCGACGACGTGGTCAAGCGCGCGCTGCAGGGCGTGCGCGGCGTCGCCCAGGTCGAACGCATCGGCGGTGTCGAGCGCGAGATCCTGGTCTCGCTCGATCCCGACAAGCTGCAGGCTGTGGGGCTGACCGCGGTCAATGTCAGCCAGATCCTGCGCGGCACCAATGTCGACGTCGCCGGCGGCCGCGCCGAGATCGGCAAGAACGACCAGGCGATCCGCACCCTGGCCGGCGCCAAGACGCTGAACGAGCTCGCCGGCACCATGATTCCGCTGTTCGGCGGCGGCGAGATCCGGCTCGACGATCTCGGCACCGTCACCGACACGATCGCCGACCGGCGCACCTTCGCCCGCTTCAACGGCGAGCCGGTGGTCGCGCTCGGCATCAAGCGCTCCAAGGGCGCCAGCGACGTCGTCGTCGCGGCCGCGGTGCAGAAGCGGATCGACGCCCTGAAAGTTGCCTATCCCGACGTCGACCTCAAGCTGATCGACACCTCGGTCGAATTCACCAAGGGCAATTACGAGGCCGCGATCTCGACCTTGTTCGAGGGCGCGATCCTCGCCGTCATCATCGTGCTGCTGTTCCTGCGCGACATGCGCGCCACCATCATCGCGGCGGTTTCGCTGCCGCTGTCGATCTTCCCGGCGTTCTGGGCGATGGACCTGCTCGGCTTCTCGCTCAACCTCGTCTCCTTCCTCGCCATCACGCTGTCGACCGGCATTCTGGTCGACGACGCCATCGTCGAGATCGAGAACATCGTCCGCCACATGCGGATGGGCAAGACGCCCTACCGGGCCGCGCTTGAAGCCGCGGACGAGATCGGGCTTGCGGTGATCGCGATCTCGCTCACCATCATCGCGATCTTCGCGCCGGCGAGCTTCATGTCCGGGATCGCCGGGCAATTCTTCAAGCAGTTCGGCATTACGGTGTCGGTGCAGGTGTTCTTCTCGCTGCTCGCCGCGCGCTTCGTGACGCCGATGCTGGCCGCCTATTTTCTCAAGCATCATGACCACGACGACCCGCCGCCCGGCCGCATCCTGCGCAGCTATCACGGCCTCGTCACCTGGTCGGTGAAGCACCATTATATCACCGTGCTGATCGGCTTTGCGGTGTTCGCCGCATCGATCTGGAGCATCACGCTGCTGCCGCAGGGTTTCCTGCCGGCGCAGGACACCGCGCGCTCGCTGCTCGCGATGGAGCTGCCGCCCGGCTCGCAGCTTGCCTATACCGAGAAGGTCACCGAGGAGATCGTTGCGCGCCTGCGCAAGCGGCCCGAGGTGCGCAGCGTGTTCGTCGACGGCGGCCGCGTGCCGCCGGGTATCCAGGAAGTCCGCCGCGCCGCGCTGATCATCAACTACACGCCGAAGGCGGATCGCAGGATCACCCAGCGCGAGCTGGAGCTGTCGATCGGCAAGGAGCTCGATAACGTCCCCGATATCCGGTTCTGGTTCCTCGACGAGAACGGCCTGCGCGCCATCTCGCTGGTCGTCACCGGCACCGACAGCAACATCGTCAATAACGTCGCCAGCGAGCTGGCGACGCAGATGAAGCGGATCCCGATCATCGCCAACGTGATCTCGGAGACCGCGCTCGACCGGCCCGAACTGCGCATCCGTCCGCGCGCCGAGCTCGCGGCTCGGCTCGGCGTCTCGACCGAGAGCCTGTCGCAGACCATCCGCGTCGCCACCATCGGCGACGTCGGCCCGGCGCTGGCGAAGTTCGACGCCGGCGACCGCCAGGTCCCGATCCGCGTCCAGCTCGAGGACAATGCGCGCAGCGACCTTCAGATGCTCGAGCAACTGCGCGTGCCGCTCGGTCAGCGCGGCGAACGCGGTGGCGTGCCGCTCTCCGTCGTCGCCGACATCCAGCTCGACCAGGGCCCGACCAGCATCAACCGCTACGACCGAGAGCGGCAGGCCACCGTCGCGGCCGACCTCGTCGGCAATGCCGCGCTCGGCGATGCCACCAAGCTGATCTACGACCTCCCGGTCATGAAGAGCCTGCCGAAGGGCGTGAAGGTCAGCCCGTCCGGCGACGCCGAGAGCCTCGCTGAACTGTCCGACGGCTTCGCCACCGCGATCACCGCCGGCCTGATGATGGTCTACGCCGTGCTGGTGCTGCTGTTCGGCACCTTCCTGCAGCCGATCACCATCCTGTTCTCGCTGCCGCTCTCGATCGGAGGTGCGATCGGCGCGCTGCTTTTGACCGGCAAGCAGCTCACCACGCCGGTGTGGATCGGCATCCTGATGCTGATGGGCATCGTCACCAAGAACGCCATCATGCTGGTGGAATTCGCGGTGGAGGCGATCCGCGACGGCAAGGCGCGCGAGGAAGCCATGATCGACGCCGGAATGAAGCGCGCCCGCCCGATCGTGATGACCACGATCGCAATGGCCGCCGGCATGATGCCGTCGGCCCTAGCATTTGGCGCCGGCGGCGAATTCCGCTCGCCGATGGCGCTCGCGGTGATCGGCGGCCTGATCTTCTCGACCGTGCTGTCGCTGGTGTTCGTGCCGGCGATGTTCATGGTGATGGACGATATCGGCGGCTTGATCTGGCGCTTCGGCAAGCGGCTCGTGGTCTCGCATGCCGACCACGAGCTAACCCCGAGCGAGCGCCAGACCGACCAGACCAAGCGGCCGCCCGGCCCGCCAAGCGTGATCTCGCCTGCCGCGGAATGA